The following nucleotide sequence is from Magnetovibrio sp..
AACCACATTTCGGATCGTTTCGGATTTGGTTGCGCCCAGACCGAAAGACCCGTCGCGCATGGCTTGTGGAACGGCGTTGATGACGTCGTCCGACAAGCTGGAAATCAGTGGGGTGATCATCACCCCCATCACCAAACCGGCGGCCAGCGCACTTTCGGATGAAACATCGAAGCCAACCGCTTCACCGGTGCCGCGCAACCACGGTGCAACCACAAGCGCGGCGAAAAAACCGTAAACTACGGTCGGGATACCGGCGAGAATTTCCAAAATCGGCTTAACCCAATTGCGCACATTGGTGTGGGCATATTCGGCCAGATAAATTGCCGCAAACAAGCCGACCGGCGTCGCCACCAAAAGTGCGATGGCGCTGATCAACAACGTACCGACGAACAACGGCACCGCGCCGAACGACCCCGATGCGCCGACCTGATCGGCGCGAATGGCGGTTTGCGGGCTCCATTCCAAACCGAACAGAAAGTCGGTCATCGGAATTTCGCTAAAGAAACGCATCGCTTCGAACAACAGCGAAGCGACGATGCCGACCGTGGTCAAAATCGCGACCGTGGAACTGGCGATCAAGACCCCCTTGATCGCGGCTTCCACGGCCTTCTTCGCGCGCCGAGACGGTGTGACGTACATCCGGCCTCCACCTTTCTTCGGTGCGCGATTCTTTTGTATCGTTGACGTGGTCACGTCTGAAATCTCCAAACAAATTCCGGCGACGATCTGAAATACGTGCGATCGCCGCCGGTTGTTTTGTTCTGTCTTAGTCGGCGATTACATCGACAGGTTTGCGAGCGCCTTGGCGTCGTCCGCGAACTTGGCGCGTTCGGCCTTCGGCATCGGGATCAAACCCTTGTCGGCCAGGTAGCCTTCTTCGCCCCATGCTTTGTCGGAGGTAAACTCGGCAACGTATTCTTGGATGCCGGGAACTTTGCCGACGTGGGCGTTCTTGACGTAGAAGAACAGCGCGCGCGAAACCGGATAGTCGCCCGAAGCGATGTTTTCGAACGTCACGTCCTTGCCGTTGATCGAAGAACCC
It contains:
- a CDS encoding substrate-binding domain-containing protein, translating into GSSINGKDVTFENIASGDYPVSRALFFYVKNAHVGKVPGIQEYVAEFTSDKAWGEEGYLADKGLIPMPKAERAKFADDAKALANLSM